The following are encoded together in the Humulus lupulus chromosome 5, drHumLupu1.1, whole genome shotgun sequence genome:
- the LOC133779003 gene encoding uncharacterized protein LOC133779003 → MEGACWQVGTEANISVYFDKWISRGECILASSTKTLQSHSLVESLKDHHGGWNQDLICDSFSKQEADAILSIPLFDCLGGDRLIWHHTNSGIYTIKSGYWIATRKAGFGQASSSNGRPSCWKKNWDLNIPGKIKHFCWKTLWDWLPYRLNLVSHDNLDTISTTDLEHMVVLSWRIWYRRNKLIHDESYMSDVMVVDWARDYLDKYQKANANARSHTTTPRPTAKWSPPPDSCIKVNTNASIMSSHGIVGMRIVCRDSSRVVLAFAGCPMKAMFDPLIFELKALLKGVTLAMRFWYTSIVLE, encoded by the exons ATGGAGGGAGCCTGTTGGCAAGTGGGCACGGAAGCAAACATCTCAGTGTATTTTGACAAGTGGATTTCGCGAGGTGAATGTATTTTAGCATCCTCCACCAAGACTCTCCAATCTCACTCTCTTGTTGAGTCGTTGAAAGATCACCATGGAGGGTGGAACCAAGACCTCATCTGTGACTCTTTCTCTAAACAAGAGGCTGATGCTATTTTATCTATTCCTCTTTTTGATTGTCTAGGCGGGGATAGACTCATATGGCATCATACTAACTCAGGCATATACACTATCAAGAGTGGCTACTGGATTGCCACTAGAAAAGCTGGTTTTGGCCAAGCTTCATCTTCTAATGGGAGGCCTTCTTGTTGGAAAAAAAATTGGGACCTAAATATTCCTGGAAAAATCAAACACTTCTGTTGGAAAACTCTTTGGGACTGGCTCCCTTATAGGTTAAATTTAGTCTCACATG ATAACCTTGACACAATTAGTACCACAGATCTTGAGCATATGGTGGTTCTTTCTTGGCGTATATGGTATAGGAGAAACAAGCTCATTCATGATGAGAGTTACATGTCTGATGTAATGGTGGTAGATTGGGCTAGAGACTATCTAGACAAATATCAAAAAGCAAATGCCAACGCAAGAAGTCATACTACAACTCCAAGGCCAACCGCGAAGTGGTCCCCTCCACCTGATTCGTGCATCAAAGTTAATACCAATGCATCTATTATGTCATCCCACGGTATAGTGGGTATGAGGATAGTTTGCAGAGATAGTAGCAGAGTTGTCTTGGCATTTGCAGGATGCCCAATGAAGGCTATGTTTGACCCTTTGATTTTTGAGCTCAAAGCTTTACTAAAAGGGGTGACTCTGGCTATGAGATTTTGGTATACATCAATTGTTTTAGAGTGA